A window of the Gossypium hirsutum isolate 1008001.06 chromosome A03, Gossypium_hirsutum_v2.1, whole genome shotgun sequence genome harbors these coding sequences:
- the LOC107940982 gene encoding bax inhibitor 1, with protein MDSFSSFFDYQSRTHWSYSTFKNFSQISPLVQSHLKRVYLTLCCALVASAFGAYLHILWNIGGYLTTFACFGTMIWLLSIPTYQEQKRVSLLMASAVFQGASIGPLIDLAIKIDPSVLVAAFVGTALAFACFSGAAMLARRREYLYLGGLLSSGVSILMWLHFASSVFGGSTTLFMFEIYFGLLVFVGYMVVDTQDIIEKAHLGDLDYVKHALTLFTDFVALFVRILIIMLKNSAEKNEKKKKRRND; from the exons atggattCTTTCTCTTCGTTCTTCGATTATCAATCGAGAACCCATTGGAGTTACTCTACTTTCAAGAATTTCAGCCAGATCTCTCCGCTCGTTCAATCTCATCTCAAAAGG GTTTACTTGACGCTATGCTGTGCGTTGGTTGCCTCAGCTTTTGGGGCTTATCTTCATATCCTTTGGAACATTGGGGGTTATCTCACAACATTTGCTTGCTTCGGAACCATGATTTGGCTCCTCTCTATCCCTACTTATCAAGAA CAAAAGAGGGTTTCTCTTCTTATGGCATCAGCTGTATTCCAAGGGGCTTCGATCGGTCCTCTGATTGATTTGGCCATCAAGATTGACCCAAG TGTTTTGGTAGCTGCATTTGTGGGGACAGCATTGGCCTTTGCATGTTTTTCAGGAGCTGCAATGTTAGCAAGGCGAAGAGAATACCTTTACCTCGGTGGCTTGCTTTCATCTGGTGTGTCCATTCTTATGTGGTTGCATTTTGCTTCCTCTGTTTTCGGTGGTTCCACCACCCTCTTTATGTTCGAG ATCTACTTTGGGCTCTTGGTGTTTGTTGGCTACATGGTAGTGGACACACAGGACATAATTGAGAAAGCACATTTGGGTGACCTGGATTATGTGAAGCATGCCCTCACCCTTTTCACTGATTTTGTTGCTCTATTTGTTCGCATCCTGATAATCATG TTGAAAAATTCAGCTGAGAAGAacgagaagaagaaaaagaggaggaATGATTGA
- the LOC107940974 gene encoding 50S ribosomal protein L19-1, chloroplastic, whose amino-acid sequence MASQVLPQALHMIPRNQVQPFNPVKNRGFSAFLSRGPSPLTTSKVSVSGFHSKFPVGSSFSCFARRGFVVRAESNPEGEGEAEAEGNENGVEEPEMKAKAEAEVEGEGEGEDEAEEEKPKEPRKPRIKLGDIMGILNKRAIEASDKERPTPDLRTGDIVEIKLEVPENRRRLSVYKGIVISKQNAGIHTTIRIRRIIAGIGVEIVFPVYSPNIKEIKVVKHRKVRRARLYYLRDKLPRLSTFK is encoded by the exons ATGGCCTCCCAAGTTCTTCCTCAG GCACTGCATATGATTCCAAGAAACCAAGTACAGCCATTTAACCCAGTGAAGAATCGTGGGTTCTCTGCATTTCTGTCTCGTGGCCCTTCTCCATTAACTACTTCCAAGGTTTCGGTTTCTGGGTTTCATTCAAAATTCCCTGTGGGGTCGAGTTTCAGTTGTTTTGCTCGAAGGGGTTTCGTTGTGAGGGCAGAATCTAACCCTGAAGGTGAAGGTGAAGCTGAAGCTGAAGGAAATGAAAATGGTGTTGAAGAACCCGAAATGAAAGCTAAAGCCGAAGCTGAAGTTGAAGGTGAAGGTGAAGGAGAAGATGAGGCTGAAGAAGAGAAACCCAAGGAGCCTAGAAAACCAAGGATTAAGCTTGGTGATATTATGGGG ATATTGAATAAAAGAGCAATTGAAGCATCAGATAAGGAAAGACCAACTCCGGACCTTAGGACCGGTGATATCGTAGAGATCAAATTG GAAGTTCCAGAAAATAGACGTAGGCTTTCCGTGTACAAAGGTATAGTCATATCAAAACAAAATGCCGGTATCCACACCACCATTCGAATTCGGAGAATCATTGCAGGCATTGGAGTTGAGATTGTATTCCCTGT TTATTCGCCGAACATAAAGGAAATTAAAGTAGTCAAACACCGGAAAGTCCGGAGGGCGAGGCTGTATTATCTAAGAGATAAGCTTCCAAGGTTGTCGACTTTCAAATGA
- the LOC107940979 gene encoding uncharacterized protein → MNWGDLFGPKNDDFGPKNDDFGPNLLPKKTCTIPMLGQVMSATRGATNAFSGVSKHVNDALTKFGAKSIEAGIGCGVGFGHGFGVGLSAKPGMLHQIQCCVIETMAKLMMKFGKAPGLPFIGGAFPASFRSGWTTTNEPSRNPLGNMNQIVSKLADSTSQGLPGPGITSRGSTFGTRTEKVLSSFLQNPVFNDDETSQNELAARLPTENNMLQLVMKHQQIIEQLMEENRKLHQILTEDLNIPTSKLQTGYLSKTESPCSDCFFCRRKQRRNRR, encoded by the exons ATGAATTGGGGTGATTTGTTTGGTCCCAAAAATGATGATTTTGGTCCCAAAAATGATGATTTTGGTCCTAATTTGCTTCCCAAAAAAACTT GTACGATACCTATGCTGGGACAAGTTATGAGTGCAACTAGAGGCGCAACCAATGCGTTTTCTGGTGTTAGCAAACACGTCAATGATGCT TTAACGAAATTCGGAGCTAAGAGCATTGAAGCCGGGATTGGATGTGGTGTCGGTTTTGGCCACGGTTTCGGTGTCG GACTCTCTGCGAAGCCTGGGATGTTGCATCAAATTCAATGTTGTGTTATAGAAACAATGGCGAAATTGATGATGAAGTTCGGAAAGGCTCCCGGATTACCCTTCATTGGAGGTGCTTTTCCTGCATCGTTTCGAAGTGGTTGGACCACAACGAATGAACCATCCCGAAATCCACTCGGAAACATGAACCAGATAGTGTCAAAGCTAGCAGATTCTACATCCCAAGGGTTGCCTGGACCCGGGATTACGAGCAGAGGTTCAACTTTTGGAACTCGAACAGAAAAAGTTCTCAGTAGTTTTTTGCAAAATCCAGTTTTCAACGATGACGAAACTAGCCAAAATGAACTG GCGGCACGGTTGCCAACTGAAAACAACATGCTTCAATTG GTAATGAAACATCAACAAATTATCGAACAACTTATGGAGGAAAATCGGAAGCTTCATCAGATACTTACGGAAGACCTAAACATACCTACTAGCAAGCTCCAAACCGGTTACTTGAGTAAAACGGAATCTCCATGTTCGGATTGCTTCTTTTGCCGAAGGAAACAAAGGAGAAACAGACGATGA
- the LOC107940977 gene encoding vesicle-associated protein 2-1 translates to MTAGGDVNQLISIQPNDLKFIIELDKQNFCDLQVTNNTEHHVAFKVKTTSPKKYFVRPNTGIVLPHDSCVIRVTLQPRREYPHDMQCKDKFLLQSTIVPRNTNMDDLPADTFNKDGTKEIQECKLKVIYETNSDDGGFKSFTSQSPDSTRALQHLKDERDTAVRQTVQLQQELDFLKRQRKRSNGSSFSFVFASLVGLIGITVGFLLNLSLASPSTA, encoded by the exons ATGACTGCTGGTGGTGATGTTAATCAGTTGATCTCTATTCAACCCAATGATCTCAAGTTCATTA TTGAGCTCGACAAACAGAATTTTTGTGATCTTCAAGTTACCAACAACACAGAACATCACGTGGCGTTTAAG GTTAAAACGACTTCGCCTAAGAAGTACTTTGTTCGACCGAACACCGGTATCGTATTGCCTCATGACTCGTGTGTTATTAGAG TCACTCTCCAACCAAGACGGGAGTATCCTCACGATATGCAATGCAAGGACAAATTTTTGCTACAAAGTACTATCGTGCCTAGAAACACCAACATGGATGATCTACCGGCAGATACT TTCAATAAGGACGGTACTAAGGAGATACAAGAGTGCAAGCTTAAAGTTATCTATGAAACGAATTCGGACGACGGTGGATTTAAGAGCTTCACATCACAAAGCCCTGATTCGACCAGG GCCTTACAACACCTTAAGGACGAAAGAGACACAGCGGTTCGCCAAACGGTGCAACTGCAACAAGAGCTG gattttCTGAAGAGGCAAAGAAAACGTAGCAATGGCTCCAGTTTCTCTTTTGTGTTCGCGTCATTAGTGGGATTGATCGGGATAACGGTCGGTTTTCTGTTGAATCTTTCGTTGGCTTCGCCATCGACGGCATGA
- the LOC107940980 gene encoding ankyrin repeat-containing protein BDA1-like, which produces MRPAYHGNIEALYELIHQDPHVLEHFDLLPFAQTPLHVAVAMGHTNFALEIMRLKPSLSKKLNPNGWCPFHVALLSNQTSTVYRLLQTKPELVRVKGRDGFTSLHRVVENDDLNLLCEFLAVSPLSITDTTNRGQTALHIAVNKGNARALNVLLSFLRRSLYREARFFN; this is translated from the coding sequence ATGAGGCCTGCTTATCATGGAAATATTGAGGCCTTATATGAACTGATACATCAAGATCCTCATGTTCTGGAGCATTTTGATTTACTACCTTTCGCTCAAACTCCTTTGCATGTAGCTGTAGCAATGGGGCATACCAATTTTGCGTTAGAGATCATGAGGCTTAAACCATCTCTTTCCAAGAAGCTAAACCCAAATGGGTGGTGCCCCTTCCACGTTGCGTTGCTAAGTAACCAGACCTCGACTGTGTATAGGCTACTACAGACGAAGCCAGAACTTGTCCGTGTCAAAGGAAGGGATGGTTTCACTTCACTGCACCGGGTAGTTGAAAACGATGACCTTAACCTTTTGTGTGAATTTCTAGCGGTTAGCCCTCTTTCCATCACCGACACCACCAATCGAGGCCAAACGGCTTTGCACATCGCTGTCAACAAGGGAAATGCCAGAgctttaaatgttttattgtcATTTCTTCGAAGGTCATTGTATAGAGAGGCACGCTTCTTCAACTAG